From a region of the Paenibacillus lutimineralis genome:
- a CDS encoding chromate transporter, translating into MISQRTKLYIWLLGINLFISTFTFGGGYVVVPMIRKYFVSRKKLFSEAELVDMAAIAQSSPGAIAINLSTLVGFRLAGMAGAVISCIAAVLPSFVILIFISMFYADFSANPLVISVLRGMQAGVAALIVDFVVDMSMLLIKERSLFLTLLIPTAFLANFIFEINVAIILIASCFLCFVRVWLNERRQK; encoded by the coding sequence ATGATAAGCCAAAGAACCAAACTATATATCTGGCTTCTAGGCATCAATTTGTTTATCAGCACATTTACATTTGGAGGCGGGTATGTTGTTGTTCCAATGATAAGGAAGTATTTTGTATCTAGAAAAAAACTGTTCAGCGAAGCTGAGCTTGTCGATATGGCTGCAATTGCACAGTCTTCACCAGGGGCTATCGCAATCAACTTGTCAACTCTCGTAGGATTTCGGTTAGCGGGAATGGCTGGAGCTGTAATCAGTTGTATTGCTGCTGTCCTACCATCCTTCGTCATATTGATATTCATCTCTATGTTCTATGCTGATTTTTCGGCGAATCCATTAGTCATTTCAGTATTGAGAGGAATGCAGGCAGGTGTAGCCGCCCTTATCGTTGATTTCGTTGTTGATATGAGCATGTTGTTGATCAAGGAACGTTCTTTATTCCTTACTTTGTTGATCCCGACTGCATTTTTGGCAAATTTCATCTTTGAGATCAATGTGGCTATTATTCTTATAGCGAGCTGCTTCTTATGCTTTGTACGAGTGTGGCTTAACGAAAGGCGGCAGAAATAA
- a CDS encoding winged helix-turn-helix transcriptional regulator, with the protein MTTTKSTAKKASSYIPKTPEHIECNIEKTLDVLGGKWAFLVIRELFCGTLRFGELQRKIPSVSPRALTSTLRHLEEQGVLERKVYPTVPVTVEYSLTPKGQDLHVICHEMKLWAARWT; encoded by the coding sequence GTGACCACAACAAAAAGCACGGCCAAAAAAGCAAGCAGCTATATTCCAAAGACACCGGAGCATATCGAGTGCAATATCGAAAAAACATTGGATGTGTTAGGGGGGAAATGGGCCTTCCTTGTTATTCGTGAGCTGTTCTGTGGTACTCTTCGATTCGGCGAGCTACAGCGTAAGATTCCAAGTGTCAGCCCGCGGGCATTGACCAGTACATTGCGGCATTTGGAGGAGCAGGGAGTCCTGGAACGGAAAGTCTATCCGACGGTTCCCGTGACTGTAGAATATTCGTTGACTCCGAAGGGACAAGATCTTCATGTGATTTGCCATGAGATGAAGTTATGGGCAGCTCGCTGGACCTGA
- a CDS encoding iron-hydroxamate ABC transporter substrate-binding protein, giving the protein MKKLFIPIALVLVLALSACGGKQANDTGNKGNQAETPATNATNGANEASGESGTFTYQSENGPVEVPKNPQRVVVITRLLTGNVMLLGVPLVGVDEMSKENPNFKDKLKDVETVSDESLEKIIELNPDLIIGESNIQNIDKLKQIAPTVTYTYGKLDYLAQELEMGKLLNKEKEAQAWVDDFQARTKKAGEEIKAKIGENATVSVIETFNKQLYVYGDNFGRGTEILYQAFGLSMTEKVKEATEKDGYLALSTEVLKDYLGDYVIFSKNSDEDNSFQNTETYKNLPAVKNNHVYEADAKAFYFNDPLSMEYQLDFFIKSFLGE; this is encoded by the coding sequence ATGAAGAAGCTGTTTATTCCGATTGCCCTTGTGCTGGTCCTTGCACTTAGCGCTTGTGGCGGGAAGCAGGCGAACGATACCGGCAATAAAGGAAATCAAGCGGAGACACCAGCTACGAATGCAACGAATGGTGCGAATGAAGCGAGCGGAGAATCCGGCACATTTACTTACCAATCTGAAAATGGCCCTGTCGAGGTTCCGAAGAATCCGCAGCGGGTCGTCGTGATCACAAGACTTCTAACAGGCAATGTGATGTTGCTCGGCGTACCTCTGGTTGGTGTGGATGAAATGTCCAAAGAGAACCCGAATTTTAAAGATAAGTTGAAGGATGTAGAGACGGTTAGCGATGAGAGCCTGGAGAAAATTATTGAACTGAATCCGGATCTGATCATCGGGGAGTCTAATATTCAGAATATTGATAAATTGAAGCAAATCGCACCAACGGTGACTTATACTTACGGCAAGCTGGATTATCTTGCCCAGGAGCTTGAAATGGGTAAGCTGTTGAACAAGGAGAAGGAAGCCCAAGCATGGGTCGATGATTTCCAAGCTCGGACGAAGAAGGCCGGCGAAGAGATCAAAGCCAAGATCGGCGAGAATGCAACTGTGTCAGTCATAGAGACATTCAATAAGCAGCTCTATGTCTATGGCGATAACTTTGGCCGCGGTACAGAGATCCTCTATCAAGCGTTTGGTCTCTCTATGACAGAGAAGGTCAAGGAAGCTACAGAGAAGGATGGTTACTTGGCCCTCTCGACGGAAGTGCTCAAGGACTATCTTGGCGACTACGTTATTTTCAGCAAAAACTCGGATGAGGACAACTCATTCCAAAACACAGAAACCTATAAGAACCTCCCAGCAGTCAAGAACAACCACGTCTATGAAGCCGACGCCAAAGCGTTCTACTTCAACGACCCGCTCAGCATGGAGTACCAACTGGACTTCTTCATCAAGAGCTTTCTTGGGGAGTAA
- a CDS encoding AraC family transcriptional regulator, giving the protein MDKVVPEWVESRFPLYAVSSIHSLYCTSNLSEHKIVDELTVLVAIAAGKGTLCIDDQAYKLEEGSIILLPAHSDAVLVAELPHPLHAYKLAIRGIKQNSGSAAVAMMRNSEIASNTAVHIYEDEPGIVADLEELYTHRLPVSEIRHVQNQIIFHQLIHRLLERQNAGLENDEQPSMERSIVYLEHHFTEKIKREQLAKAAGVSTSHFSVLFKQHTGFSPSEYLSRLRVHRAKELLINGSSTLREIALKVGYKDEFYLSRRFKQHTGISPSDFTKGGVQQVAVLLAPYASHLLLLGLAPTVTITETSEYVHTVELHPQMMNFIDIRSSAEQMKTVLISHHVELIIAATEHLREYGLNAEQLRVVAPVVEIAWMEMGWKEHFRLIARAVQRSERAEQWLAEFEQEEQLAREQIKNGSAGEEIISIFVIKPEGVFVYGARNVGYVFYRSLDLRPPALIEAEIRKHGDQFHSIPVELSELELYAGSGSRILVIVYPDEKGNTVHSERIFESSYWSSLPAVKQKRVDVLNVDDWVPYNPVSVRLQLQRAVDLLTSYQ; this is encoded by the coding sequence GTGGATAAAGTAGTTCCAGAGTGGGTAGAGTCCCGCTTCCCATTATATGCTGTCAGCAGTATTCATTCGCTATATTGCACTTCAAATCTGTCGGAGCATAAGATCGTTGATGAGCTGACCGTGCTGGTTGCTATTGCGGCAGGGAAGGGGACGCTGTGCATCGATGATCAGGCGTATAAGCTGGAGGAAGGAAGTATTATTCTCCTGCCAGCGCACTCTGATGCTGTTCTCGTTGCAGAGCTGCCGCACCCGCTCCATGCATACAAGCTGGCGATTCGAGGAATCAAGCAGAATTCGGGTTCGGCTGCAGTAGCAATGATGCGAAACAGCGAGATTGCTTCCAATACGGCTGTACATATCTATGAGGATGAACCGGGCATCGTTGCTGACTTAGAAGAACTGTACACGCATCGTCTGCCCGTAAGTGAGATACGTCATGTGCAGAATCAGATTATTTTCCATCAATTAATTCATCGGTTATTAGAGCGTCAGAATGCTGGGCTGGAGAACGACGAGCAACCATCGATGGAGCGGAGCATTGTTTATCTCGAACACCACTTTACGGAGAAAATAAAGCGAGAACAACTGGCCAAGGCGGCGGGTGTTAGCACCTCTCATTTTTCGGTTCTGTTCAAGCAGCACACAGGCTTCTCACCGAGTGAGTATTTGTCGCGACTGCGTGTGCACCGGGCGAAGGAGTTGTTAATCAACGGATCTAGTACACTCCGGGAAATCGCACTTAAGGTAGGCTATAAAGATGAATTCTACCTTAGCCGTCGCTTTAAGCAGCATACGGGCATTTCGCCTTCCGATTTTACTAAGGGCGGAGTTCAACAGGTTGCTGTGCTGCTCGCTCCATATGCCAGCCATTTGTTGCTGCTGGGACTTGCGCCGACCGTGACGATTACGGAGACTAGTGAATATGTCCATACTGTTGAATTACATCCACAGATGATGAACTTCATTGATATTCGTAGTTCTGCCGAGCAGATGAAGACGGTGTTAATAAGCCACCATGTTGAGCTGATCATTGCAGCAACGGAGCATCTTCGGGAGTATGGGCTTAACGCTGAGCAATTGCGTGTGGTTGCCCCAGTTGTTGAGATAGCCTGGATGGAGATGGGATGGAAGGAGCATTTCCGATTGATTGCCAGGGCGGTTCAGCGAAGCGAACGGGCAGAGCAGTGGCTTGCCGAGTTCGAGCAGGAGGAGCAGTTAGCGAGGGAGCAAATCAAGAACGGCTCAGCTGGTGAAGAGATCATTTCGATCTTTGTTATTAAACCTGAAGGAGTGTTCGTCTATGGTGCGCGTAATGTCGGTTACGTCTTCTATCGATCATTAGACTTACGGCCACCGGCGCTTATTGAAGCGGAGATTCGCAAGCATGGAGATCAATTTCACTCCATTCCCGTTGAACTATCTGAATTGGAACTATATGCGGGTTCGGGTTCGCGTATTCTGGTCATTGTGTATCCTGATGAGAAGGGGAACACCGTCCATTCTGAGCGGATCTTTGAGTCTTCCTACTGGAGCAGCCTGCCTGCCGTTAAGCAGAAGAGAGTGGACGTACTCAATGTGGATGATTGGGTACCATACAACCCGGTATCGGTGCGTCTTCAACTTCAACGTGCGGTCGATTTATTGACAAGCTATCAATAG
- a CDS encoding LysR family transcriptional regulator: MMTLRHFEILRTVAETGNFTRAAEKLYITQSAVSHAIRELEDKTGTALFDRLSKSVQLTRSGGLLLEEIIPILSSCEALESRINGLEHRAPLHIVSSITIAAFWLPKILTAFQKDWPDIPIHVDVVSAANAIEILRNGKADIALVEGTAPQGPFKCTPLASYPLNIVCAPDYPSTNKELTLQEFCSEKLLLREKGSAIRDTLDSVLYLSGHTVQPVWTSVNSLALIEAAKAGLGITILPDVLVSESLSQGKLISISVQELVLNNELIAVHHRDKYLTSPLRTLLSYIESTMSLGAQNA; encoded by the coding sequence ATGATGACGCTTCGACATTTTGAAATCTTGCGGACAGTAGCGGAAACGGGAAACTTTACAAGGGCTGCGGAAAAGCTATATATCACGCAATCAGCGGTTTCCCATGCCATACGAGAGTTGGAAGATAAGACAGGTACAGCCTTATTTGACCGACTATCTAAAAGCGTGCAGCTTACAAGAAGCGGCGGACTTTTGCTGGAGGAAATCATTCCGATCCTATCTTCGTGCGAGGCTCTAGAATCACGTATCAACGGTCTGGAACATCGAGCACCCCTTCACATTGTTTCCAGTATTACAATTGCAGCATTCTGGTTACCCAAAATATTGACAGCCTTTCAAAAAGATTGGCCTGATATACCAATCCATGTTGATGTGGTTAGTGCGGCAAATGCGATTGAAATCTTGCGGAACGGCAAAGCTGACATTGCTTTGGTTGAAGGTACGGCTCCCCAAGGGCCTTTTAAATGTACACCTCTTGCTTCCTATCCATTAAATATTGTGTGCGCTCCTGACTATCCCAGCACGAACAAGGAGTTGACTCTGCAAGAATTTTGCTCTGAAAAACTATTACTGCGTGAAAAAGGTAGTGCGATCCGCGATACTTTAGACAGCGTTCTCTATTTGTCCGGGCATACTGTACAACCCGTCTGGACAAGCGTAAATTCCCTAGCATTAATAGAAGCTGCCAAGGCCGGATTAGGCATAACGATTTTGCCGGATGTTCTTGTAAGTGAGTCTCTATCACAGGGGAAATTGATTTCAATTTCTGTTCAAGAGCTTGTGTTGAATAATGAATTGATTGCAGTTCACCATCGAGATAAATATCTGACATCTCCGTTGAGGACCCTTCTTTCGTATATAGAATCAACAATGTCTTTAGGGGCTCAAAACGCATGA